The Flavobacterium johnsoniae UW101 genomic interval TTCTCCAAAAGATAATACAGTTATTGAAAGTAACGTAGTTAATTTTCAGTGGGATGAGCTTGACGGAGCAAAAAAATATCGTGTTCAGGTTTTGGATTTAGATGAAACTGTAGTGCTTGATTCCTTAGTTACCAAAACAAGTTTTCTATGCCCTTTATCCCCAGGAAACTATCAATGGAAAGTAAGAGGTGAAAATTTTGCTTATGAGTCAAACTATTCATTTTCTTCAACATTTTCAGTTGTTACTACAAGTGATTTAGCAAATCAACAAGTAATTTTATCAACGCCAGACAGCAACATTTACAAAAACACAGCCAGTATTACACTAAAGTGGCAAAAGCTTGCAGCCGCTACAGGTTATAATGTAGAAGTTCTAAATACAACAACAGGAGAATCTGTCTATGCTGAAGAAAATTTAACCGCAACTTCAGTAGCTTTAACCAGTACGCAGCTTAGTAAGGATGCAACTTATCAATGGAAAGTAAGAGGTGTAAACAGTACAAGCCAGACATTGGTATTTTCTACCAGAAATTTCCATATTGATACTGTTACCCCGCCGGTGCCTCAAAACAGCCTGCCTGCTAATAATGCTGTCGTTACCAATAATCAGTCAGCATCTTTTAATTGGATTTCACCAACAGACACCGGAACTATACAATCGCCAATAGTGTACACGATAGAATTTTCAAGTACAAATACCTTTACGACCCTATTATCGTCAACAAATAATGCGACAACATCGTATCAGCAAATATTTACTACAACCGGCGATTATTACTGGCGAATTAAAACAACAGATGCTGCCGGAAATGTAAGTGCATATAGTACTCCTTTCAAATTTACTGTAATCTAAAATAGAGATGGCAAAAAAGAAAATAAATATTGTATTAATAATTGTAGTTATTGCACTCTGGGGAGCTGTTTTTTATAAAACCGTATACAAGTATTTTTCTTCACAGGAAACATTTGCAAATGAAACTTACACGGCACAAAATGTAAAATTTAACCAGATACATAAAGACACATTTGCATTAGAAACTATTACAAGAGATCCGTTTTTAAATAAACAGACTCAGCAAGTTGTTATTCCTGCACAAAAACAATACAGCGCAGTTACTTCTACAGCAGTAAAAAAAACAGCAGCGCCAATTGCTAAAACAAGACAATTAACAATTTGGCCTGCAATATCTTACCATGGATATATAAAAGATTCGAAAGGGGAACTCGTTATAATGAAAATCGACAATAAAATGTATCGTTTGCGAAAAGATGCTCTAATTGATGGAATAGCACTTAAAAAAATAACTCGTGATTCATTAGAATTAGATTTTAATAGAGAAAGAAAAATAATTGCTCGTTTTAAAATTTAATTCACTCCTTCATACTCTTACTTTTCATTAGCAGAATCTTCAGCATCTACATCGGCTTTTTCAGCTTTTTTGAAATCATTATTCAGTAAGTCTGTTAGTTTCTTTTTTTCTTTTTGATTTTTTCTGATCGTTAGTACAACCAAAAGAACAACCAATAGTACGACAGCTCCTATTACAATCCAGTTAATTTCCATAGTTTTAATTTTGAATAAAAGTAAAAATTAAAACTATTCGCCATATTATCAAAAGGTTAAGCATTTTATCTTTGAGTAAAAACTTTCTTGATACAAATATCACTTTTGAAAGATATTTCTTTAAACAGGTTTCATATTTTTGTTCAGTAATCAGAATTAAAAAATGAATCAAACTGTAAAACCCAAAATAGTATCATTCTTCAAAAAACTCATTATAATTGCGTTTCTGCTTTTCATTTTTACTTTCATAGAAATATATTGGGCAATGGGAAGTCTCTCTGAAAGAATTTCCAGCGGAAATCCAGACAGTCATTTTTTTGACGATGCTTATTTAGTATCCGTTTTTACGACCGTTTTTCTAACAATTGTGTTTCTGCTTTTTACTTTCATAAAAAACAAATATTTAAAAATTACAATTGAATTAATATCCTTAATTTCAGTTTGGTTTTTCTGGAATTACAGCATTTTTGTCGATCGTGAATCGTCGTGGAGCACTTATCTTTTTAAAGAAGAATTGCTTTATACACTTTCATTATCATTTCTGCCTATTTGGGTTTTATCAATAGTTACTGTATTTACTTTACATTATATCTTAAAAAAATTATGAGTCAGAGTAAAAAAATAATATTGCGAATCTATTTCATGATCTGTGTACTTTTTGTGCTGAACTGTCTGTTATATTATTTTAAAGAAATCAGTCTTCGCGGCTATTACAGCGATGTCGTTTTATCATGGCTCTGGCTGATAAGCAGTTTTGTAATTATTATCGTTTTTTGGAAAAAGCTCTTAGCAAAACTCTTTTTGACAGCATTACTCATAACATTTGCAATGAGTATTATTGCTATGATGCTTCCTTTTTATACTTTATTACTTTCGAGCACATCTTTAGGTTTATACCAAAATAAAGATCTTAACAAAAATTACAGAGCACAAATTGTAGGCTACGGTGTTATGGTTAATCCGTGGCTTGAAGTAATTGAGAAAAAAGGTTTATTTGAAAAAAGAATTATCAAATGCACCGATTCTGAGCTTATGGATGACAATCTGGATATCAAAATCAGAACAGCAAAAGATATTATTTTTAAAAGTGAAACCGACAGTACCATTACGCTGGCTTTGTTTTACGGCGGACCAAACAAAACTATTACTTTCGATAAAAAAACAGGAAATATTGTATCGCAAATGCTCAATATAAAGGGACTGACTCAAAAATATGGCGGAACATGGTACGATGAAACCCAAAAATTGTATCTCACTTTTTATTTTGAAGAAGGATATGATTATGCAACCTTAAACACCTGGACTGGCAGCATAGATAAAAAAGAGAATATTGAAGCTTATAAAGCTTTTATAAAAGACAATAAATTAATCCTGCCTGCAGAAAACAGCGATCACCACGCACCTTATTGTGAAATAGATATTCAATACAATTTATTGGTTTACAAATGCAATGAGGGATTTAATTTTTCTGATAATTTCCTAAACACAAAAAAAACAATTTCTGTAACAAAATATAAACGCATAACAGATTAATTCTTCTTACAAATTGTAAATTTTCTATCTTGTACAACCTTTATTAAACCCCAATTTAATTTATGAAAATAAAACTATACGCCCTTTCTACAGTTCTTACGCTGTTCCTTTTTTCCTGCAACAAAAAAGAAAATACCACAGGCACACTTCCAGAAGTAACTGAACATACAGAAACAGAAACCGACACTTTACAAGAAACTGAAGAAACCCCGCGAAAAGAAAGCATTTATCTATTTACCCTTACGCCAAAAGACAGCAGCGATGTTGCTTTTGTTTCTCTTTCGGATATTTATCCTGCTGGCGACGAAAAAGACACACTTGCTTTACCCAACATAGAAAAAATGGGAAAAGAAAATGCGGCCTATTTTACGTTTGATAAAAACTACAGAAAAAGATTTTTCTCTAAAACCAATATTTCTGAAACCGATTCATTGTTTGTTTATGATTATGCCAAAAACAAACTGGTTTCTTTTGCGGTAAAAAATCTGAAAACTGCCGCAATGTTAAATGGATATTCTTCAGAAGAAGACTGGCCGTATCACAATTATGATTTTATGATTGGTTTTGAAATCAATAAAAAACATTTAAACGGATTCAGCGAATATTACAGAGACGCATTGGTATATGTAGGTAAAGAAAATCCGTTTTCGAAAGAACGTTTGAAACCTATTACATGGAAAAAAATTGCAAAAAAGGATTATCCGTCTAAAGCTTTAAAAAACAACGATCGTAATTTGCTAAAGAACACAGTAACAG includes:
- a CDS encoding fibronectin type III domain-containing protein, whose product is MKTINKLILILLSLTVISCEDIFEEDISDDTIETVSPKDNTVIESNVVNFQWDELDGAKKYRVQVLDLDETVVLDSLVTKTSFLCPLSPGNYQWKVRGENFAYESNYSFSSTFSVVTTSDLANQQVILSTPDSNIYKNTASITLKWQKLAAATGYNVEVLNTTTGESVYAEENLTATSVALTSTQLSKDATYQWKVRGVNSTSQTLVFSTRNFHIDTVTPPVPQNSLPANNAVVTNNQSASFNWISPTDTGTIQSPIVYTIEFSSTNTFTTLLSSTNNATTSYQQIFTTTGDYYWRIKTTDAAGNVSAYSTPFKFTVI